AATAGCGCCTCGCCATCGCCGGTCAGCATCACCTTATGTGTGTCACGGACGAGCAGCTTGCGCCCAAGCGCAGCCTCGAGCCGCTGGATATGTTGGCTGACCGTCGACTGCCCGAGGCCCAACCTGTCTGCGGCGAGCGTGAAACTGCCCATCTGTTCGACAGCGACGAAACTGCGCAATTGCGAAAGGTCGAGCATGAATATCCAGTTTCTCGATAACTGTTATTCATTGCATCCTGGATCACAATGGACGAGAAAGCAATGACTGTTTTATCATGCCGCGAGATCGCCATGCGCCGCTTTCTGCCCGATACATTCACCATCCTGCTGGTCTGCACCGTCATCCTCGCCTCGCTGCTTCCGGCACACGGCACATTCGCGGGTTATTTCGGCATCGCCACCGATCTTGCCATCGCGCTGCTGTTCTTCCTGCATGGCGCCCGCCTCTCGCGCGATGTCGTCATTGCCGGCCTGCTGCATTGGCGACTGCACCTCGTCATCCTGCTGACCACCTTCGGCATCTTCCCGCTGCTTGGCCTGGCGCTCGGATTGATTCCCGACACCATCCTGCCGCAGCCGCTTTATCTCGGCATCCTCTTCCTCTGCGTGCTGCCGTCGACCGTACAGTCGTCGATCGCCTTCACCTCGATGGCCGGCGGTAACGTGCCTGCCGCCATCTGCTCGGCCTCGGCATCCAACATCTTCGGCATGTTTCTGACACCGCTGCTCGTCGGCCTGCTGTTTTCGGTCGGCGGCCATGGCGGCTTCTCCTTCGACGCCCTGCAGCAGATCCTGCTGCAGCTGCTTGCCCCCTTCATTGTCGGCCAGATCCTGCAGCCTTGGATCGGCGACTGGATCCGCGCCAAGAAAAAGATCCTGATGCCGGTCGACCGCGGCTCGATCCTGATGGTCGTCTATCTCGCCTTCAGCACAGCTGTCGTCGAGGGGCTGTGGCATACCTTCTCGATCGCCGATATCGCGGTCGTCATCGTTGCCGACATGGTTCTGCTGGCAATTGTCCTCGTTTTGACGATGTTCGGCAGCCGCGGCCTGGGCTTCAACAGGCCCGACCAGATCACCATCACTTTTTGCGGCTCGAAGAAAAGTCTCGCAAGCGGCGTGCCGATGGCCAACGTCATCTTCGCCGGCCAGTCGATCGGCGCGATCGTGTTGCCGCTGATGCTCTTCCACCAGATCCAGTTGATGGTCTGCGCCGTTATCGCTCAGAAATACGCGGCCGCCGCAGCCCGCCGGGCGACGGAAAAGGAAATAGACGAAGCCGCGAGCCCGGCTTGAACCGCAATGCCATAATAAAAACGGCGCCCCGATGAGAGCGCCGTCTCTTTTACCCGAAGGGGAAACAATCAGCCGTTGATAATCTGCGCTTCGATGGCCTTCGGAGCCTCGATCGGTTCTGCGGCGATCGCAATCTTGCGGGGCTTCATGGCCTCGGGAATGTTGCGCAGAAGGTCGATGTGCAGCAACCCGTTCTTCAGCGAAGCGGCCGTCACCTCAACATGGTCGGCAAGCTGGAAGCGCCGCTCGAAGGCGCGCTTGGCAATGCCGCGGTAGAGGAATTCGCCGCTTTCGGCAGGTTCCTCGTTCTTTTCGCCTTTCACCGACAGCACATGGGCATGGGCCTCGATCGAAAGTTCGGTCTCGTCGAAACCGGCAACGGCCATGGTTATGCGATAGGTGTTTTCACCGGTGCGCTCGATATTATAGGGCGGATAGGTCTGGGCCTGCTCCGGCTGGGCAAGGCTGTCGAGCATGGTGAACAGCCGGTCGAAACCGACGGTGGAGCGATAAAGGGGAGAGAAGTCTACGTGACGCATGATGTCCTCCTGTGGAAGCGACGTGTTGCGATGAAATGCCCCTGAAACCCCATCTTTGGCGGCCTCGGGACGGTTGCGCGGGCCCTCTTCGGCACCCGCAAAGAGGAGATGGTGATGGGATTTGACGAGTTCAAGACCCTTTCGGATTCGCCTCGATCGGCCCGTGAACCGCGCATGAACGGCCGGTTCGGAGCGCATTCAGGCGCATGAGCCTAGAGATCGCAACGTCGGGTGAATCTGGTCCCGGCGGCTGAAGTGCATCGTCCCTTCTTCTTCAGCCTCAAACTCGGCCGGCTGTGAGCACCTCATGCTCCTGCCGGCCCTTTTCGGGCCGCGGCTTGGCGGCCCCAACGCTTTCCAAGCCGGATGCCATGCGTTATCCCTGAAGACGAAGCAGTCAGCAGCGGCGCATTGGCAAAGTCATGGATCAGGTTCTCTATTCGACGCCCGACAATCCCGCCCCGGAAAACCGCACGGAGGGGTTCTTCGAAACCCATGACGGCCACCGGCTGCGTTATGCCGTTTTCCGTTCCGCCGCCCAGGTCGCCAAGGGCACTGTCGTCATCCTGCATGGCCGCAACGAATATATCGAAAAATATTTCGAGACGATCCGCGACCTGACGGCCAAAGGCCTCTGGGTCGCTACCTTCGACATGCGCGGCCAAGGCGGTTCGCCGCGGCTGCTGAAGCGCCGCAATCACGGCCACATCCGCCGCTTCGTCGATTACGAGCGCGATCTGGACACCTTCCTCGAAAAGGTGGTACTGCCGGATACACGCCTGCCCTTCTACCTGCTCGCCCATTCCACAGGCGGGCTGATCGCGCTCTCGGCCGCCCCCTATCTTACCACCCGTATCGATCGCATGGTGCTGTCGGCGCCCTTCATCGGCCTGACCGGCCAGTCGGCATCACCGCGCGTTATCCGAACGCTAGCCGGCACGTTGACCGCCCTCGGCCTCGGCTTCCTGCCGCTGACGTCGAAACTGAAGGAGCCGGATTTCCGCGACAATCCGCTGACCTCGGACGAACACCGTTTCGAGCGCAACGTCGCGATGATGAAAGCCCATCCGGAGCTGACGCTCGGGCCGCCGACGGCCCGCTGGTTGATCGAGGCTTTTCGCACCATGGACCGGGTGACCTCACCCAACCATCTCTTCTCGATCACCATCCCGACCATCGTCATCGCCCCGACCCGTGACGGTGTCGTGCCCTACACGGCGCAGGAGCGGCTATCGCGTTATTTCCGCGCCGGTCAACTGGTGCCGATCAACGGCGCCCGCCACGAGATCTTCCAGGAACGGGATACCTACCGCGCGGCAGCCCTTGCCGCCTTCCACGCCTTCATTCCCGGCAGCGATGCCGAAGAAAACCAGGACGTCGCCGCCCTCGGAACCTGACACCCGATCGGCACGACCGAGCTTGGGATCAGCGCTGCAGGACGGCGATCGCCTGCTCATAGACCGCCCGGCTGCCGGCGGCGATGATCGAGCCGCCGTTTTCCGGCCGTCCGCCGTCCCAGGTGGTGATGATGCCGCCCGCCCCCTCGATGACGGGAATGATGCCGCCGACGTCATAGGGCTTCAGGCTGTTTTCGATGACGAGATCGATATGGCCGGCGGCAAGCAGCGCATAGGCATAGCAGTCGCAGCCGTAGCGGAAGAGCCGGACCTGACCCTCGATCTCGCGGTATTTCTCCATCTCCTCGCCGTTAAAGAGATGCGGTGAGGTGGTGAACAGGATGGCGTTCGAAAGCGTGTCGCACTGGCGGGTCGCCAGCCGCCGCTCCCCCTCCGGCCCGGTATAGAGCGAGCCGTTCTGGTCGGCGAAATAACGTTCGCCGGTAAACGGCTGTTCGATCATGCCCATGATCGCCCGCCCCTCTTTCTGCAGGCCGATAAGGGTTCCCCATACCGGCACGCCCGAGATGAAGGCACGCGTGCCGTCGATCGGATCGATCACCCAGACATATTCGCGGTCGAGCCCGACATTGCCGTGTTCCTCGCCGAGAATGCCGTGGCCGGGGAAATTCTCCTCGATCAGCGCCCGGATGGCGAGTTCGGCCGCCCGGTCGCCCTCCGTCACCGGATCGAAACCGGAGGAAAGCTTGTTCGTGACATCGAGACCGGAGCGGAAGCGCGGCAGCGTCTCGGCTCGGGCGGCTTCCGCCAGGCGGTTGAAGAACGAACGGTCAGGAAGCATGAGGGATCCGTTTGGCTGGCGGGAGTGACGCTTTCATAACGAAAAGCAGCGGGAATGCAAACACAGCAGGCAGTTCGATAGGGTTGCGACGAACCCTCCAATCGCTTCCATTACGCGCCCACTGCCCAAAGATGTCGCAGCGCAATATATTGCTTGACATTTGTGCAATGCAATAGTAGCGTCGTTTGTACAGTCTTCTGACTGTAAATACCCTCCTTGGGTGTTTCCTCCCTAGACTTAGCCGCGCTTACAAGCGCGGTTTTTTTTGGCCGGGAAGACCAAGTGGAAAGACGTCGGTATAATCGACAGAGGTTATTCGGCGGCCAGCGCCCGATCGCCGGCGAACTTCTCGACATAGTCCGCCATCTGCTGCATGAAAGCCGTGACCGCCTCAGCGACCACGGCGAAATCGCCGCGTTTCTCCAGCGTCACCTCGTCGACATAGATCGCCCGGTTCACTTCGATCTGCAGCGCGTGCAGTCCGCGCGAAGGCCGGCCGTAATGTTCGGTGATGAAGCCGCCGGCATAAGGCTTGTTGCGGATCGCCGCAAAGCCCATTTCCTCGAGGATGGCGATGGCCGCGCGCGAAAGCTCGGCCGAAGCGCTGGTGCCATAACGATCGCCGATGATGAAGTCGGGCCGTGCGGTGCTGCCGGCGACGCGCACATTGCCGGGCATCGAGTGGCAGTCGATCAGCACGCCGAAACCGAACTGCACATGCGTCCGCGCGATCAGCCGGCGCAGCGCCGCATGATAGGGCTTGTAGACCGCTTCGACCCGGTCGAGCCCCTCCTGCACCGGCAGGCGCCGCGCATAGATCTCCATGTTCTCGGCGACGATACGCGGGATGGTGCCGAGCCCGCCGGCGACGCGGAGCGAATTGACATTTGCATAGGGTGGCAACAGCCCGTCGAACATCCGCGGATCGAGTTCGTAGGGCTCGCGATTGACGTCGAGAAAGGCGCGCGGAAAGTTGGCCGCCAGCAGCGGTGCGCCGAGTGCGACGGCCGAGCCGAACAGCTCGTCGACATAGTGATCCTCGGAACGACGGATGGCGATACCCTCGAGCCTGGACTGCGCGATAAATTCCGGTGGATAAATACGGCCGCTATGGGGGGAGTTGTAGACGAAAGGGATGGTCTGCGACACGGGCTCATGAACCTCAAAAAGCTCGTATTCGCGTATTTCCGGCACTTTCGGCCCTCTTTACCATGTCATGAACTGACTGCTTTGCCCATGTTGCCAGTTGCCCGGCCTCAAGTCCATACTATGTAGCAGGGATGGCGGTCGGGCACGGGCAATTCACCGGTTGTTTACCGGGTGAAGACTAGTGTAAACGCTTGGCAGCCCACCAAAAACTTATTGATCAGCGGTCTGGATTGATGACTCAGAAGATACTTCTCGCAGAAGACGACAACGACATGCGCCGCTTCCTGGTGAAAGCGCTCGAAAAGGCCGGTTACAAGGTCCTTTCCTATGACAATGGCGCCAGCGCCTACGACCGGCTGCGCGAGGAGCCGTTTTCGCTGCTGTTGACCGATATCGTCATGCCGGAAATGGACGGCATCGAGTTGGCGCGCCGCGCCACCGAACTCGACCCCGACCTGAAGGTGATGTTCATCACCGGTTTTGCGGCGGTGGCGCTGAACCCTGATTCGAAGGCGCCGAAGGATGCCAAGGTCCTTTCCAAGCCTTTCCACCTGCGCGATCTCGTCGACGAGGTCAACAAGATGCTTGCCGCGTAAGGCTTGCCGGGCGGCACGTCACAAAACTGCAAAAAGCCTATTGACGGCTCCAAAGGTTTTGTGATCTATCCGCCGCCATCGGATGGGCGTGTAGCTCAGCGGGAGAGCACTACGTTGACATCGTAGGGGTCACAGGTTCAATCCCTGTCACGCCCACCATCCGATCCCCTTGCCCCACAAGGGATTTCGCCAAGCCGCTGTTTGGTGAATTTTCTCGGTCTCCATCCAATTTATTTTTGCCGATGCCGGACCTTCGTCGCTTCTCGAGGCGACATCGACATGGCCTGTCCCGGCAAACCATGTTGTCGGCCTTGGCTGGTCCGTGCAGATGGCAGTCATGACGCGCCGCATATGAGGGCGTGCTCACACGATCATCAATTGCACATCACTCGCTGGGATTCAGCCCCTCGTTGCTCGAGCATCCGGAAGTCCGGTTTTGTGACGGAGAGATGACGGGTTTGTGACAAAACGCGTGTTATTTCAGCAACATAGCTGACCGAGCCTACTGTCATGATCGACAATCTCGTTGCGGCGCAGCATCGCCTATGTAATTTCCGCGGCGAGGCAGGCGCCAAGCTAAAGGGTGCCGCTTCGGTCACACGGGATGAAGATACGTAGGGACTGCCGATGGCAACGGTCTTCATCCTCTTGCATCTGAACTGGAGGTTATTCCATGAACATTAAGAGCCTTCTTCTCGGCTCCGCTGCTGCACTTGCAGCAGTATCCGGCGCTCAGGCTGCCGACGCTATCGTTGCTGCCGAACCGGAACCGGTTGAATATGTCCGCGTCTGCGACGCTTACGGCACCGGCTACTTCTACATCCCGGGCACCGAAACCTGCCTCAAGATCAACGGCTACATCCGTTTCCAGGTTGACGTTGCTCCGCACGCCAGCTCGATCGGCGCCGGCGGCGGCGGTTCCGTCGCCAACGACTCGGATTGGGACGCCCGTACGCGCGGCCAGGTTCAGTTCACCGCCAAGAGCGACACCGAATACGGTCCGCTGACCGGCGTCATCGTCATGCAGTTCAATGCTGACAACGCAACCGCTCAGAAGGCTCAGCTCGACTCCGCTTATATCGACATCGCCGGCTTCCGCGCCGGTCTGTTCTACAGCTGGTGGGATGACGGCCTCTCAGGCGAAACCGACGACATCGGTTCGCCGGTCACGCTGCATAACTCCATCCGTTATCAGTACGAAACCGACGCTTTCTACGCTGGCATCAGCGTCGACGAGCTGGAAGACAGCCCGTTCTATGATGGCGAAACCGCCAACAACGTCGGCGTTGCAGTCGGTCTCGGCGGCAAGGCTGGTGCATTCAGCTACCAGATCACTGCCGGTTACGACACCGACAACGAAGAAGGCGCCGTCCGCGCTATGGGTACGGTTGCTGTCGGTCCGGGCACGCTCGGCCTCGCAGTTGTCTACGCAACGAACCCGAACGCCTATTACAACAAGGCTGAATGGGCGATCGCGGCCGAATACGCCATCAAGGCGACTGACAAGCTGAAGATTACCCCGGCTGTTCAGTACTACGACAACTACGGTGTCACTGCTGGCGAGTTCAACGACGACGTCAGCGCCTGGAAGGCCGGCGTAACGATCGACTACCAGATCGTTGAAAACCTCTCGGCAAAGGTTTCGGTTCAGTACCTCGATCCGGACAATGCTGAAGACGTAACCTCGGGCTACTTCCGCCTGCAGCGCGCGTTCTAATAAAAGGCTGCAGCACTTCAAAGTGCTGCAGCGTCCTCTGTGCGTCTTAAAAGACGCGGGGAACTGTAAACCGGCAGCTACAAATTCCTGATCTGACTGACCTCCGATCGGGAAAGAATGGGCCTGGATTTCCCTGCCTGGGCCCATTCCCCTTGACCAGAAGTGCGTCCAAGACGGCAGGCGCTCGATGAGCGCCTTGCCATCGTCGCGTCACATCGGTCCTTTTTCGATGTCCGGCCGCCAATCCCATTGCTTGACCTTGCAATCGATCGCCGGCAGGCCCGGCG
This Rhizobium sp. NZLR1 DNA region includes the following protein-coding sequences:
- the cpdR1 gene encoding response regulator CpdR1; amino-acid sequence: MTQKILLAEDDNDMRRFLVKALEKAGYKVLSYDNGASAYDRLREEPFSLLLTDIVMPEMDGIELARRATELDPDLKVMFITGFAAVALNPDSKAPKDAKVLSKPFHLRDLVDEVNKMLAA
- a CDS encoding Hsp20 family protein, with the protein product MRHVDFSPLYRSTVGFDRLFTMLDSLAQPEQAQTYPPYNIERTGENTYRITMAVAGFDETELSIEAHAHVLSVKGEKNEEPAESGEFLYRGIAKRAFERRFQLADHVEVTAASLKNGLLHIDLLRNIPEAMKPRKIAIAAEPIEAPKAIEAQIING
- a CDS encoding alpha/beta hydrolase — encoded protein: MDQVLYSTPDNPAPENRTEGFFETHDGHRLRYAVFRSAAQVAKGTVVILHGRNEYIEKYFETIRDLTAKGLWVATFDMRGQGGSPRLLKRRNHGHIRRFVDYERDLDTFLEKVVLPDTRLPFYLLAHSTGGLIALSAAPYLTTRIDRMVLSAPFIGLTGQSASPRVIRTLAGTLTALGLGFLPLTSKLKEPDFRDNPLTSDEHRFERNVAMMKAHPELTLGPPTARWLIEAFRTMDRVTSPNHLFSITIPTIVIAPTRDGVVPYTAQERLSRYFRAGQLVPINGARHEIFQERDTYRAAALAAFHAFIPGSDAEENQDVAALGT
- a CDS encoding N-formylglutamate amidohydrolase; this encodes MPEIREYELFEVHEPVSQTIPFVYNSPHSGRIYPPEFIAQSRLEGIAIRRSEDHYVDELFGSAVALGAPLLAANFPRAFLDVNREPYELDPRMFDGLLPPYANVNSLRVAGGLGTIPRIVAENMEIYARRLPVQEGLDRVEAVYKPYHAALRRLIARTHVQFGFGVLIDCHSMPGNVRVAGSTARPDFIIGDRYGTSASAELSRAAIAILEEMGFAAIRNKPYAGGFITEHYGRPSRGLHALQIEVNRAIYVDEVTLEKRGDFAVVAEAVTAFMQQMADYVEKFAGDRALAAE
- the hisN gene encoding histidinol-phosphatase; translated protein: MLPDRSFFNRLAEAARAETLPRFRSGLDVTNKLSSGFDPVTEGDRAAELAIRALIEENFPGHGILGEEHGNVGLDREYVWVIDPIDGTRAFISGVPVWGTLIGLQKEGRAIMGMIEQPFTGERYFADQNGSLYTGPEGERRLATRQCDTLSNAILFTTSPHLFNGEEMEKYREIEGQVRLFRYGCDCYAYALLAAGHIDLVIENSLKPYDVGGIIPVIEGAGGIITTWDGGRPENGGSIIAAGSRAVYEQAIAVLQR
- a CDS encoding bile acid:sodium symporter family protein, which encodes MTVLSCREIAMRRFLPDTFTILLVCTVILASLLPAHGTFAGYFGIATDLAIALLFFLHGARLSRDVVIAGLLHWRLHLVILLTTFGIFPLLGLALGLIPDTILPQPLYLGILFLCVLPSTVQSSIAFTSMAGGNVPAAICSASASNIFGMFLTPLLVGLLFSVGGHGGFSFDALQQILLQLLAPFIVGQILQPWIGDWIRAKKKILMPVDRGSILMVVYLAFSTAVVEGLWHTFSIADIAVVIVADMVLLAIVLVLTMFGSRGLGFNRPDQITITFCGSKKSLASGVPMANVIFAGQSIGAIVLPLMLFHQIQLMVCAVIAQKYAAAAARRATEKEIDEAASPA
- a CDS encoding porin, encoding MNIKSLLLGSAAALAAVSGAQAADAIVAAEPEPVEYVRVCDAYGTGYFYIPGTETCLKINGYIRFQVDVAPHASSIGAGGGGSVANDSDWDARTRGQVQFTAKSDTEYGPLTGVIVMQFNADNATAQKAQLDSAYIDIAGFRAGLFYSWWDDGLSGETDDIGSPVTLHNSIRYQYETDAFYAGISVDELEDSPFYDGETANNVGVAVGLGGKAGAFSYQITAGYDTDNEEGAVRAMGTVAVGPGTLGLAVVYATNPNAYYNKAEWAIAAEYAIKATDKLKITPAVQYYDNYGVTAGEFNDDVSAWKAGVTIDYQIVENLSAKVSVQYLDPDNAEDVTSGYFRLQRAF